One Paenibacillus sp. FSL W8-0186 genomic window carries:
- a CDS encoding ABC transporter ATP-binding protein, with amino-acid sequence MHVEVKNLDKHFGNFHAVKDVSFGIEKGQLIGLLGPSGGGKTSILRMLAGLEQPDSGEILFHGQQVNNLAPQERGIGFVFQSYALFKHMTVFDNIAFGLQVKKVPKAAIKERVMELVELTGLKGFEQRYPHQLSGGQRQRVAFARALAPEPQLLLLDEPFAAIDAKIRQELRSWLRELIERVGITSIFVTHDQDEAIEVADEIMIINQGRLEQKGTPWDIYKEPITPFVASFIGQSTLVERASELKGFEEAAEGQGIRAFVRPEYIEVGTEQEFILKSATAPGVVKHLHFRGSEWLVEVEVGGHKLTTFRSLEKETLHAGQEVRVLVHRAYLFNDEKSWIVENPLKGDPLSVMI; translated from the coding sequence ATGCATGTGGAAGTAAAAAACTTGGATAAACATTTTGGCAATTTTCATGCCGTCAAAGACGTCAGCTTTGGAATCGAGAAAGGACAGCTGATCGGTCTGCTCGGACCGAGCGGTGGAGGAAAAACTTCCATTTTGCGTATGTTGGCAGGCTTGGAACAGCCTGATTCCGGGGAAATTTTGTTCCATGGACAACAGGTTAACAACCTAGCTCCGCAAGAGCGCGGGATTGGCTTCGTCTTTCAGAGCTATGCCTTGTTCAAGCATATGACGGTCTTTGACAATATCGCATTCGGCCTGCAGGTAAAGAAGGTTCCTAAGGCTGCGATTAAGGAGCGGGTCATGGAACTTGTGGAGCTCACCGGCCTGAAAGGGTTTGAGCAGCGTTATCCGCATCAGCTGTCCGGCGGGCAGCGTCAGCGGGTCGCCTTTGCCCGTGCTTTGGCTCCAGAGCCGCAGCTGCTCCTGCTGGATGAGCCTTTTGCCGCGATTGATGCCAAGATACGACAGGAGCTTCGTTCCTGGCTCCGCGAGCTGATCGAGCGTGTTGGGATTACTTCTATTTTCGTCACGCATGACCAGGATGAGGCCATTGAGGTTGCGGATGAAATTATGATTATCAACCAGGGCCGCCTGGAACAGAAGGGAACGCCTTGGGATATTTATAAAGAGCCGATTACGCCGTTTGTTGCGTCGTTTATCGGGCAGTCCACGCTCGTGGAGAGAGCCTCCGAGTTGAAGGGCTTTGAGGAGGCAGCGGAAGGCCAAGGTATACGGGCATTTGTTCGTCCGGAATACATTGAGGTGGGAACGGAGCAGGAGTTCATCTTGAAGTCCGCAACCGCACCGGGAGTCGTCAAGCATTTGCACTTCCGGGGGAGCGAATGGCTCGTGGAGGTTGAGGTTGGCGGACATAAATTAACGACGTTCCGGTCGCTGGAAAAAGAGACGCTTCATGCCGGACAGGAGGTAAGAGTGCTGGTGCACCGGGCCTATCTGTTTAATGACGAGAAGAGCTGGATTGTGGAGAATCCGCTGAAAGGCGATCCACTGAGCGTAATGATTTAA
- a CDS encoding MBL fold metallo-hydrolase, producing MGVPRVYCDCEICDEARQQGINRRYRSSVLLEGREGSFLIDCGPDWRKAMERKGLRFIEHIVVTHAHFDHIGGLPEWADSCRWLNRRGQLYAPQEVINMIVRQYPWLAAQLDMHAIDQGFDLAGWHIEGWKVFHGKNGYSYAYRLSKQGYVWVYCSDAIALSEEQKEPLRGLDLLILGTSFYEEKAEFSTRSVYDIKEALVLLQEVQPKRALFTHMSHDIDLRRDYALPEGVELAYAGQLVELG from the coding sequence ATGGGCGTACCCAGGGTATATTGCGATTGCGAAATATGCGATGAAGCGAGACAGCAGGGCATCAATCGGCGGTACCGCTCGTCCGTGCTGCTGGAAGGCAGGGAGGGGTCATTTCTTATTGATTGCGGACCGGATTGGCGTAAGGCGATGGAGCGGAAGGGCCTGCGTTTTATAGAGCATATTGTGGTGACGCATGCTCACTTCGATCATATCGGCGGGCTGCCGGAATGGGCAGATTCCTGTCGCTGGCTGAACCGGCGGGGACAGCTGTATGCGCCGCAGGAAGTAATAAACATGATTGTGCGCCAATATCCTTGGCTGGCGGCACAACTGGATATGCATGCGATTGATCAAGGCTTTGATTTGGCTGGGTGGCATATCGAGGGCTGGAAGGTATTCCACGGCAAAAACGGCTACTCCTACGCCTATCGCCTTTCCAAGCAGGGATACGTCTGGGTCTATTGCTCCGATGCGATCGCGCTATCCGAGGAACAGAAAGAGCCGCTTCGCGGATTGGATTTACTCATTTTAGGAACGAGCTTCTATGAGGAGAAGGCAGAGTTCTCGACCCGCTCTGTATATGACATCAAAGAGGCGCTGGTGCTGCTTCAGGAAGTACAGCCGAAGCGTGCGCTATTTACCCATATGTCCCACGATATCGACCTGCGACGAGACTATGCGCTGCCCGAGGGCGTGGAGCTGGCTTATGCGGGCCAGCTGGTTGAATTAGGGTAG
- a CDS encoding Cof-type HAD-IIB family hydrolase, with translation MYKLIAIDIDDTLINDDKEVTPATQRALEEAIAAGVVVTLATGRAYSSAQAIARQTGLNVPIITYQGAYVKNLLDEKVLYERYLPLDAASKLFDYCVEHNLHLQTYIDDKLYAREENQKLIDYTSLNNTEYFIEPDFAKLVALPTPKMLIIDEPDYLDEVAPVLRELLGPSVHITKSKPNFLEFMHKEGTKGHALKFIANHFGCGLDETIAIGDSWNDHEMLEAAGLGVAMGNAIPALKQIADYVTLSNNEDGVKHAIDKFIFNREA, from the coding sequence ATGTATAAGCTTATTGCAATTGATATTGATGATACTTTAATTAACGATGACAAAGAGGTCACCCCAGCCACGCAAAGAGCATTGGAAGAAGCGATTGCCGCCGGTGTCGTCGTTACCCTCGCGACCGGCAGAGCCTATTCCTCAGCTCAAGCCATCGCCCGCCAGACTGGCCTCAACGTGCCGATCATTACGTATCAAGGCGCCTATGTCAAAAATCTGCTCGACGAGAAGGTGCTCTATGAGCGCTATCTCCCTTTGGACGCGGCCAGCAAGCTTTTTGACTATTGCGTAGAGCACAATTTGCATCTGCAAACGTATATCGATGACAAGCTCTATGCGAGAGAGGAAAATCAGAAGCTGATCGACTATACGTCCCTCAACAACACGGAGTATTTTATCGAACCGGATTTTGCCAAGCTCGTGGCGCTGCCTACGCCAAAAATGCTTATTATCGATGAGCCGGATTACTTGGATGAAGTTGCCCCTGTGCTCAGGGAGCTGCTTGGTCCTTCGGTGCATATTACCAAGTCCAAGCCGAACTTCCTGGAGTTTATGCACAAAGAGGGGACAAAAGGCCATGCGCTGAAATTTATCGCCAACCATTTCGGCTGCGGACTGGATGAGACGATCGCGATCGGGGACTCCTGGAATGACCATGAAATGCTGGAGGCCGCTGGACTCGGCGTCGCCATGGGCAACGCCATCCCCGCGCTGAAACAAATCGCCGATTACGTTACCCTGAGCAATAACGAGGATGGGGTCAAGCACGCGATCGATAAGTTTATTTTCAATCGTGAAGCATAA
- a CDS encoding DMT family transporter, which yields MPRSRIADLSLLFVALMWGCTFLIVQNAVQALPPLAFNAIRFIGASLLLAIITTLFYRNDWRRFNMRLLGHGVLLGLFLCAGYGFQTVGLLYTTTSNAGFITGLSVVLVPFLSVVLFRHKLSVFTWISAILAAAGLYLLTFTNGSFSLNRGDVLILFCAFAFALHIGFTGLYAPRYPALPLATVQLGVTGLFSLAASLMTEHVGTLAQTTELLLRPEVLLALLVSIGPTSAFAFWIQTVCQNYTSPVRVAVIFAMEPVFAAITGVLFAGEQLGWSALLGCGFIFTGMILAELKAGHSPNQGSKSACIAKSEDNKEGGKKESIPSPLPTKSAT from the coding sequence ATGCCGCGTTCCCGCATCGCCGACTTGAGCCTGCTCTTCGTCGCCTTGATGTGGGGCTGCACTTTTCTGATCGTGCAAAATGCGGTGCAGGCACTCCCGCCGCTCGCCTTCAATGCGATTCGGTTCATCGGAGCCTCCCTGCTGCTGGCGATCATTACGACGCTGTTCTACCGGAACGACTGGCGCCGGTTCAATATGCGCTTGCTGGGCCATGGCGTGCTGCTGGGATTGTTTTTATGCGCGGGCTACGGTTTTCAGACGGTCGGTCTGCTCTATACGACAACCTCGAATGCCGGGTTCATTACCGGCTTGTCGGTGGTGCTTGTACCGTTCCTGTCGGTAGTTCTTTTTCGGCACAAACTGTCCGTGTTCACCTGGATTAGCGCCATACTGGCTGCCGCCGGACTGTACCTGCTAACGTTCACGAACGGCAGCTTCTCACTGAATCGCGGAGACGTCCTGATTCTGTTCTGCGCCTTTGCCTTTGCGCTGCATATCGGCTTTACCGGGCTCTATGCCCCGCGTTATCCGGCGCTGCCGCTGGCAACGGTCCAGCTTGGCGTGACCGGGCTGTTCAGTCTGGCCGCTTCCCTCATGACCGAGCATGTCGGAACATTAGCGCAAACGACGGAACTGCTGCTGCGGCCTGAAGTACTGCTGGCGCTGCTTGTTTCTATCGGCCCGACCAGCGCCTTTGCCTTTTGGATTCAGACTGTCTGTCAAAATTACACGAGCCCGGTGCGGGTTGCTGTTATTTTCGCGATGGAACCGGTATTTGCAGCGATTACGGGCGTGCTGTTCGCCGGCGAACAGCTTGGCTGGTCTGCCCTTCTGGGCTGCGGCTTTATTTTTACCGGAATGATCCTGGCCGAATTAAAAGCAGGGCACAGCCCGAATCAGGGGAGCAAAAGCGCCTGCATTGCGAAGTCTGAGGACAATAAGGAGGGCGGCAAGAAGGAGAGCATCCCTTCCCCGTTGCCTACCAAGAGTGCTACTTAG
- a CDS encoding lipoate--protein ligase has translation MLFIDNQGITDASVNLAIEEYALKHLPLEDDSYLLFYINAPSIIIGKHQNTIEEINLDYVKENNIQVVRRLSGGGAVYHDLGNLNFSFITKDDGQSFHNFRKFTQPVVEALQSLGVNAEMTGRNDLQVGEQKISGNAQFSTRGRMFSHGTLMFNLNLSDVAASLHANPEKFKSKSTKSVRSRVANIIDFLEQKMTIEEFRAELLRHIFGMDADKVPQYRLTEDDWSKIHEISKERYKNWDWNFGLSPESNVKHSKKFPIGIIDLRMDIKDGHIQEIKIYGDFFGVGDVADIEDKLRGVRHEEEAVRQALAGIDIKHYFGNLEFDDFVGLVFLKE, from the coding sequence ATGCTGTTTATTGACAACCAGGGAATCACAGACGCCTCGGTCAATCTGGCCATCGAGGAGTACGCGCTGAAGCATCTTCCGCTCGAAGATGACAGTTATTTGCTGTTCTACATTAATGCGCCGTCGATTATCATCGGCAAGCATCAGAATACGATCGAGGAGATCAACCTCGATTACGTCAAAGAGAATAATATCCAGGTCGTTCGCCGTTTGTCCGGCGGCGGTGCGGTGTACCACGATCTGGGCAATTTGAATTTCAGCTTCATTACGAAAGATGACGGACAATCCTTCCACAACTTCCGCAAATTTACCCAGCCCGTCGTTGAAGCGCTGCAATCTCTCGGCGTTAATGCAGAGATGACGGGGCGCAATGATCTGCAGGTCGGCGAGCAAAAAATTTCCGGCAACGCCCAATTCTCCACCCGCGGCCGCATGTTCAGCCACGGCACGCTGATGTTCAACCTGAATCTGAGCGATGTCGCTGCTTCACTGCATGCAAACCCGGAGAAATTCAAATCCAAGAGCACCAAATCCGTGCGCAGCCGGGTAGCGAACATCATTGACTTCTTGGAGCAAAAAATGACGATCGAGGAATTCCGCGCCGAGCTGTTGCGGCATATTTTTGGCATGGATGCGGACAAGGTGCCGCAATATCGCCTGACCGAGGACGATTGGAGCAAGATTCACGAAATTTCCAAGGAACGTTATAAAAATTGGGATTGGAATTTCGGCTTATCTCCGGAGTCCAATGTGAAGCATTCCAAAAAATTCCCCATCGGCATCATCGATCTGCGCATGGACATTAAAGACGGACATATTCAGGAGATTAAAATTTACGGCGATTTCTTCGGGGTAGGCGATGTCGCTGATATCGAGGACAAGCTGCGCGGTGTGCGCCATGAGGAAGAAGCTGTTCGCCAGGCGCTCGCGGGCATCGACATTAAGCACTATTTTGGCAACCTCGAATTTGATGATTTCGTCGGCCTGGTCTTTCTGAAAGAGTAG
- the cobD gene encoding threonine-phosphate decarboxylase CobD translates to MEKRNGNMLEVYGHGGDVESAALRYGFEPEQFTDFSANINPLGPPPGMLEALQAALPEIIRYPDPGHRALLALLAERHGVRQEAVCVGNGAAEIMALILLALAPGKVGVVQPCFSEYETLSRQFGAEVQAVYGTAERAYRAEPGQIVKLIAASDLVFLGQPNNPNGVQYDVEQLRQFAEAGERHETYIVLDEAFIDFIPPERRQSLLPELERYPHIIIVRSMTKFYAIPGLRLGYGIAHPHMAAAMRGKQVTWSVNILALRAGEISLQAGEEYETATIHAIAAERKHLSGELERLGCEVTPGEANYLLLGLPGPWTAEAMQEALGQRGVLVRSCAMYPGLDACHIRVAVKDRAANAVLIREMEQVIGGGEG, encoded by the coding sequence GTGGAAAAGAGGAATGGCAATATGCTGGAAGTGTACGGACATGGAGGAGATGTAGAGTCGGCAGCACTGCGATACGGCTTTGAGCCGGAGCAATTCACCGACTTTAGCGCAAATATTAACCCGCTCGGGCCGCCGCCGGGCATGCTGGAGGCGCTGCAGGCCGCGCTGCCTGAAATTATTCGGTACCCCGATCCGGGCCATCGGGCGCTGCTCGCCTTATTGGCTGAACGCCACGGGGTTCGGCAGGAGGCCGTTTGCGTAGGCAACGGCGCGGCGGAAATCATGGCTCTTATCTTATTGGCGCTGGCGCCAGGCAAAGTCGGCGTCGTACAGCCCTGCTTCTCGGAATACGAAACGCTGTCCCGGCAGTTCGGGGCGGAGGTACAGGCAGTTTACGGCACCGCAGAGCGGGCCTATCGCGCCGAGCCCGGGCAAATCGTGAAACTGATCGCGGCCAGCGACCTCGTGTTCCTCGGCCAGCCGAACAACCCGAACGGGGTGCAATATGATGTGGAGCAATTACGGCAGTTTGCCGAGGCGGGTGAACGGCATGAGACCTACATCGTGCTGGATGAGGCGTTCATCGACTTCATACCTCCAGAGCGGCGCCAGTCGCTGCTCCCTGAGCTGGAACGGTATCCGCACATCATCATCGTTCGGTCGATGACGAAGTTCTATGCGATTCCGGGGCTGCGGCTCGGCTACGGCATCGCCCACCCGCATATGGCCGCGGCGATGAGAGGCAAGCAGGTGACGTGGAGTGTTAATATTTTAGCGCTGCGGGCAGGAGAGATCAGCCTTCAGGCTGGAGAGGAATATGAAACGGCGACGATCCATGCGATTGCAGCGGAGCGAAAGCATCTTAGTGGTGAGCTTGAGCGCTTAGGCTGTGAGGTGACGCCGGGAGAAGCCAACTATTTACTACTAGGGCTTCCGGGGCCGTGGACGGCTGAAGCGATGCAGGAGGCGCTAGGCCAGCGCGGCGTACTCGTGCGAAGCTGCGCGATGTATCCGGGGCTTGACGCCTGCCATATCCGCGTCGCCGTGAAGGATCGGGCGGCCAATGCTGTGCTGATCCGGGAGATGGAGCAAGTGATAGGAGGAGGAGAGGGATGA
- a CDS encoding adenosylcobinamide amidohydrolase, translating to MTTPFLHVQAEQAVKAGGARDTGKASKASKASKASEADGIYEAVEVSETIEMNKANRTGLAGQAKPAEVNETRQMGEADQVDQTVYHSKIWPGLKLYRKERHILLEAPEPMDSLGSAVYGGGMHLLQRYVNIYVDRFYHCEDPVRDIRNLLGEWGYPEQGTAGLLTAVQLKHAAVAEEQGADFGVLCCATAGVSNAARAGVPRATFPASWTPGTINIMLVVDGRMTPAAMVNAVITATEAKAAALSDLGVRDAENGLTATGTTTDAVMLGVSQRAEWPLLHAYAGTATDLGGTIGRLVYDAVRESLAAAGGPK from the coding sequence ATGACAACCCCTTTTTTGCATGTGCAGGCGGAACAAGCGGTGAAGGCTGGCGGAGCCAGAGACACTGGCAAGGCTAGTAAGGCTAGTAAGGCTAGTAAGGCTAGTGAGGCCGATGGGATTTATGAGGCCGTTGAAGTTAGCGAGACCATTGAAATGAATAAAGCTAATCGTACTGGCTTAGCCGGTCAGGCGAAACCCGCCGAAGTGAATGAAACCCGCCAAATGGGCGAAGCGGATCAAGTTGACCAAACGGTCTACCACTCGAAAATATGGCCGGGACTGAAGCTGTATCGGAAGGAGCGGCATATTTTGCTGGAAGCGCCAGAGCCAATGGACAGCTTGGGCAGCGCGGTATACGGCGGCGGAATGCATTTGCTCCAGCGCTATGTGAATATATACGTGGATCGGTTCTATCACTGTGAAGACCCGGTGCGGGATATCCGGAATTTGCTAGGCGAATGGGGATATCCCGAGCAGGGAACGGCCGGGCTGCTTACGGCAGTGCAGCTGAAGCATGCGGCGGTCGCCGAGGAGCAGGGCGCCGACTTCGGCGTGCTGTGCTGCGCGACGGCGGGCGTGTCCAACGCGGCCCGGGCTGGCGTGCCGCGGGCGACGTTCCCCGCTTCGTGGACGCCGGGGACGATCAACATTATGCTCGTCGTCGACGGCAGAATGACCCCCGCGGCCATGGTGAACGCCGTCATCACGGCGACGGAGGCCAAGGCGGCCGCGCTGAGTGATCTCGGCGTGCGCGACGCCGAGAACGGCCTGACCGCAACCGGCACGACGACGGACGCGGTCATGCTGGGCGTCAGCCAGCGGGCCGAATGGCCGCTGCTGCACGCCTACGCGGGAACCGCGACCGATCTGGGCGGCACGATTGGCCGCCTGGTGTACGACGCGGTTCGCGAATCTTTGGCTGCGGCCGGAGGGCCGAAGTGA
- the cbiB gene encoding adenosylcobinamide-phosphate synthase CbiB, whose protein sequence is MTAAWWVLPVAYALDRLLGDPRWLPHPVVGMGKAIAAIEAAIRRLVQPHAYRAAGLLLPLLVAGGSFALTWAVLRLLAQVSPWLATLAEAALIATTIAAKGLQAAGMEVCGHLRRGDMPAARRALGMIVGRDTALLPEPEVARGAVETVAENIVDAVVSPLFFALLGGAPLAMAYRAVNTLDSMVGYKNEKYIDLGWASARLDDIANYIPARLTALLLIAAAWLLRFNAKGAAAIVRRDASSHPSPNSGYPESAVAGALGVRLGGENSYHGVVSFRAYMGDKTRELEAEDIPKTGRMLFAVSDMFVLLGTVAGLALTGGF, encoded by the coding sequence GTGACGGCCGCGTGGTGGGTGCTGCCGGTCGCGTATGCGCTTGACCGGCTGCTTGGCGATCCGCGCTGGCTTCCCCATCCCGTCGTCGGGATGGGGAAGGCGATCGCCGCGATCGAGGCGGCCATTCGCCGCCTGGTGCAGCCCCACGCCTACCGGGCCGCGGGGCTGCTGCTGCCGCTGCTTGTTGCGGGCGGCAGCTTTGCCCTGACCTGGGCCGTGCTGCGCTTGCTGGCCCAGGTCAGCCCGTGGCTCGCCACGCTGGCGGAAGCCGCGCTGATTGCCACGACCATCGCGGCCAAGGGGCTGCAGGCTGCCGGCATGGAGGTGTGCGGCCATTTGCGCCGCGGAGATATGCCGGCAGCGCGGCGCGCACTCGGCATGATCGTCGGGCGCGACACCGCACTTCTCCCGGAGCCGGAAGTGGCGCGCGGCGCGGTGGAGACGGTCGCCGAGAATATCGTCGACGCTGTCGTCTCGCCGCTCTTCTTCGCGCTGCTGGGCGGGGCTCCGCTGGCGATGGCTTACCGCGCCGTCAACACCCTCGATTCGATGGTCGGCTACAAAAATGAGAAATACATCGATCTCGGCTGGGCGTCGGCCCGGCTTGACGATATCGCGAATTATATTCCCGCGCGCCTTACGGCCCTGTTGTTAATTGCCGCTGCCTGGCTGCTGCGCTTCAATGCCAAAGGGGCTGCAGCCATCGTGCGGCGCGATGCTTCCTCTCATCCAAGCCCGAACAGCGGGTACCCCGAATCAGCCGTCGCCGGAGCGCTTGGCGTTCGCCTGGGCGGGGAGAATTCCTATCATGGCGTGGTGTCTTTTCGCGCGTATATGGGGGACAAGACCCGTGAGCTGGAGGCGGAGGACATTCCAAAAACGGGCCGAATGCTGTTTGCAGTTTCAGATATGTTCGTGCTGCTGGGAACAGTAGCGGGGCTGGCGTTAACGGGCGGATTTTAG
- a CDS encoding histidine phosphatase family protein: MKKQRSYAAELWLVRHGRTSWNRERRYQGHSNVALLDDEASGLEGLEKELEGVSFSSVYCSDLLRCRQTLERVRPDLAGKAVYDSRLREMNFGQWEGQTYEMLKDNLVYRAWIDDPVSVNPPGGETWDHFHRRVRSIYEEWVNLAQRNPCPDHNMEQRILAVTHGGVVSLAASLQRPGTGFWDTAVEAGGVLRLGIGERAAGGLAAQEYYD, from the coding sequence TTGAAGAAGCAAAGGAGTTACGCAGCTGAGCTCTGGCTGGTCCGCCATGGCCGTACTAGCTGGAATAGGGAGCGGCGCTATCAGGGGCATTCGAATGTTGCTCTATTGGATGATGAAGCGTCTGGACTGGAGGGTCTGGAGAAGGAGCTTGAGGGCGTTTCTTTCTCTTCGGTATATTGCAGCGATCTGCTGCGCTGCCGCCAGACCCTGGAGAGAGTCAGGCCAGATCTTGCCGGGAAGGCTGTATACGACTCGCGTCTGCGGGAGATGAACTTTGGGCAATGGGAAGGGCAGACGTATGAAATGCTCAAGGATAACCTGGTTTATCGCGCCTGGATTGATGATCCGGTATCGGTAAATCCACCCGGCGGGGAAACGTGGGACCATTTTCACCGGCGGGTAAGAAGTATCTATGAGGAGTGGGTCAACCTGGCGCAACGTAACCCATGCCCAGATCATAATATGGAGCAGCGGATTCTTGCTGTCACTCATGGGGGCGTCGTCTCGCTCGCAGCCTCATTGCAGCGTCCTGGAACGGGATTTTGGGATACGGCTGTCGAAGCTGGAGGCGTACTTCGGCTTGGAATCGGAGAAAGAGCTGCAGGCGGCTTAGCGGCTCAGGAGTATTATGATTAA
- a CDS encoding MsnO8 family LLM class oxidoreductase, giving the protein MPETRTGTSVQLAVSVLDLVPRLPGNSDEEALRQAVSLAQHAEKWGYTRYWTAEHHDMPGLACTSPEVLLAHVGAKTERIRLGSGAVLLPHYSPLKVAEWFRLLAALYPGRIDLGLGRAPGGEAHTVMALSGNFLARVAELPKTIASLLELLQDVYEYEGHAVTARPQPQIGPAVWMLGTNKKSAEYAAKFGTGYVFGQFMSERDGVDILAAYRADFTPSALQSAPKTLLAVSVICAGTESEAAHWVQVLAETARQTGRGSFRSISGTPHSVHKQLKDMQLEYANEEFLIVCPIPDYAARLECYRLLAEALRGLAVFDGAE; this is encoded by the coding sequence ATGCCAGAAACAAGAACGGGAACATCCGTGCAACTGGCGGTTAGTGTGCTAGATCTGGTTCCCCGGTTGCCCGGGAATTCGGATGAAGAGGCGTTAAGACAAGCTGTGTCTTTGGCGCAGCATGCCGAAAAATGGGGCTACACCCGGTATTGGACGGCTGAGCATCACGATATGCCCGGGCTGGCCTGTACTTCGCCAGAGGTGCTGCTGGCCCATGTCGGAGCAAAGACAGAACGGATTCGCCTCGGTTCGGGGGCCGTTCTGCTGCCCCACTACAGCCCGCTGAAAGTAGCGGAGTGGTTCCGGCTGCTGGCTGCATTATATCCGGGCAGGATAGATTTGGGACTGGGACGTGCTCCGGGCGGAGAAGCCCACACTGTCATGGCTCTTAGCGGCAATTTTTTAGCACGGGTTGCTGAGCTGCCGAAGACGATTGCTTCATTGCTGGAGCTGCTCCAGGACGTTTACGAGTATGAGGGGCATGCCGTAACCGCACGGCCCCAGCCGCAAATCGGACCAGCGGTCTGGATGCTCGGAACGAACAAGAAAAGCGCGGAATACGCGGCCAAATTTGGAACGGGTTATGTTTTTGGGCAGTTTATGAGCGAGCGTGACGGCGTAGACATACTGGCTGCCTATCGGGCGGATTTTACGCCCTCTGCGCTGCAAAGTGCGCCAAAGACGCTGCTGGCCGTTAGCGTAATTTGCGCAGGGACGGAGAGTGAAGCTGCCCATTGGGTCCAGGTGCTCGCTGAGACGGCGAGACAAACGGGGCGGGGTTCGTTCCGAAGCATAAGCGGTACGCCGCATAGCGTGCATAAGCAGCTTAAAGATATGCAGCTCGAATACGCCAATGAAGAATTTCTGATCGTTTGCCCTATTCCTGACTATGCGGCAAGGCTGGAATGCTACAGACTGCTGGCCGAGGCACTACGGGGGTTGGCGGTGTTTGACGGTGCGGAATAA
- a CDS encoding RNA methyltransferase: MYKENSCGYIYTYACHENERRLCEMELTALFGHSPNTEGYIATDKRMDPSRSPFISYRIDILLTGGDPGSVTLQAAELDLQGATFKVVCIKRGGMLAFSYEEQRELERQIGSRIRGKADMRTPEVTFGLMLIDGNWLLGICHAAESVWLRHKSKPRNYSTGLSTAVARALVNIAVPEPYAVKAIDPCCGMGNVLIEALSMGIDIVGRDINPLAVRGARINLCHFGYGDDRVSLGDLNEIGELYDAAIVDMPYNLCSVLSPVERGEMLRSIRRFSQRTVIVSTEQLEKEIVDAGFRIHDYGTVSKSSFVRHIWVCGANR; this comes from the coding sequence ATGTATAAAGAAAACAGCTGCGGTTACATTTACACTTACGCCTGCCATGAGAATGAGCGGCGGCTATGCGAAATGGAGCTTACGGCTTTATTTGGACATTCGCCGAATACGGAAGGGTACATCGCAACGGACAAACGGATGGATCCGAGCCGCAGTCCATTTATTTCATACCGGATAGATATCCTGCTAACTGGCGGCGATCCGGGCAGCGTGACTTTGCAAGCGGCTGAGCTTGATCTTCAGGGTGCAACTTTTAAAGTCGTATGCATAAAGCGGGGCGGCATGCTTGCATTTAGCTATGAGGAGCAGCGCGAGCTCGAGCGGCAGATCGGCAGTCGTATTCGAGGTAAAGCGGATATGCGCACTCCCGAGGTGACGTTCGGCCTAATGCTCATTGACGGGAACTGGCTGCTTGGAATATGCCATGCGGCAGAGTCCGTTTGGCTGCGCCATAAAAGCAAACCGCGCAATTATTCCACAGGACTGAGCACGGCTGTCGCCAGGGCTTTGGTGAACATCGCGGTGCCCGAGCCGTACGCCGTCAAGGCCATCGACCCTTGCTGCGGAATGGGGAATGTGCTGATCGAGGCGTTATCAATGGGGATCGATATCGTAGGCCGGGATATTAACCCGTTGGCAGTCCGGGGAGCGAGAATCAATTTGTGCCATTTCGGATACGGCGATGATCGGGTCAGCCTGGGCGATCTGAATGAAATAGGCGAGCTATATGATGCGGCTATCGTGGACATGCCGTACAATTTATGCTCCGTGCTGTCACCCGTGGAGCGCGGCGAAATGCTGCGCAGCATAAGACGGTTTAGCCAGAGGACTGTCATCGTTTCCACGGAGCAGCTGGAGAAGGAGATAGTTGACGCCGGTTTTCGAATTCACGATTACGGAACGGTCAGCAAAAGTTCTTTTGTCAGACATATTTGGGTTTGCGGAGCTAATCGGTAA